Within Raphanus sativus cultivar WK10039 unplaced genomic scaffold, ASM80110v3 Scaffold0810, whole genome shotgun sequence, the genomic segment TGTCTTGCATTTGAAAGAAAACTTTAATGGCAGCTTCACCTTGTCCATTGTTCGCAAGACCAACAACCATGGCTGTCCATGTGAACTTGTCTCTCCGCCGCATCTCACGAAAAACCTTCTGCGCTCTCTCAGAACACCCGCATTTGAAGTACATATCGATCAAAGCATTCCCTACAACAACATCGTTCTTGATCTTGTTTTTGTCTATGTATGTCTTAACCCACTCACCTATCTCCAAGGCACCTAGATGAGCACAAGCTGTGAGAACACTAACCATGGTGAATTCATCTGGTACCATCCCTGCATTTTGCATCTCACGGAAAAGTTCCAGAGATTCATTAAAGCAATCACCTCGTAGGTAACCATCGATCATAATAGTCCAAGAGATTCTATCTCTCACTGGCATATCATCAAAGTACGTCCTTGCTAACTCTAGATTCCCTATGTCAACAAACCCTTTGACAATACATGTCCAAGAAATCACATCCCTAGTCTTCATATTATTGAAAATCCTCACCGCTGTATCCATCTCCCCACAAGCAGCATATGCATTGACCAGAGCATTCACCAGCTTCAAACTTGACTCTCTCGAACCCACACTAACATATCCATGAACCCTTTTACAAAGATCCTTATCCCTAACCTTAGAGCAAGCAGAGAGAACAAGAAGTAAGGTAACAGAAGTTGGAATAACCATTCTTCTCTCCATCTCCGCGAAAAGTTTCACACTTTCTTCGTACTGTTTCATCCTATTACACCCAGAGATCATCAAGTTCCAAGAAAAGACATCATCTTTCCTCCCCCTGTCGAAAACCCCACGAGCCATACCCATCAGTCCACACAAAGAGTACATTCGCACAAGACCATTCTGCACATAAACGTTACAACCCAATCCGAATTTCAGAACATGGCAATGCAGCTTCTCACCACAAGCCAACGCTTCATCATCATCCGCCTTAAGACCGTTGAGCAAAAAGGGAAACGTGTACCCGTCAGGGCTCACACCTTTCTTCAGCATACTCAAATACAATCCAACTCCTTCCTTGACACAACCCACTCGAGATAAACCTTTGATCATATTGTTCCACACGACCACGTCTGGTTCAGGCATTTTAACGAACAACTTATAGGCGTAACCCATGTCTCCACCTAGGCGACTACACCAGGAGAGTATAAGCTTGTTTTGGATTGTTGGGTTTGGTTCTAAACCTCGGATGATGATTTGGGAGTGTAGTTGCTTGAACTGGTCCGTTGTATTGCAGCTTTCGAGGATGGAGATGAAATGAGAGTAGTCATTGAAGAGTGCCTTAAAAATCGATGCTTTAGGGTTAACTGGATTGCGTATAAGCATCTCCTATGAAAGATAGCAGAATCAAGAGTGTAATTATAGTATCATCAAGCagaattaaaaaagaaagacaaaaaaaaagagtagatAATGAGCTCAGACGGCACTTGCTATCGTCACGAATTGTCAGGACGACAGCGACGGACTTAAGCCGTcacttttaattgttttatcttCACCGCTCGAACTCGGGTCTTAAACCAAAGTTCACCTACCAGTCAACCACTCGGCAAGAGTGGCCTTTTGTGTCAACAtctaatgtattatttaattaaaacgAAGAAACTCAAAACGCAGCGTTTGACTCGATGGGTGGCAAGAACATCATAAAGAATCTGGAGAGAAGAGGAATCAATCAAGATTCAAGAGAGTAATTTAATAAGTAAAGGGGAAGAGAATGAATCTGTACGCGGATGATCTCTCTCTTCTCGATTACAACTACAACGTCTCCGGTCCCTTCGGAGAGCCGTTCTCCCACCGCTTCCTCTCGCCTGGCCCTTTATACCACGGCGAGGACGACGACTACCGCCGCAATATCAGCTACAGTCCCGACGGCGGAGAATCGAATAAAGATTCGAGGGTATTATTATCTACAGAGCATCGCCATGACGGGAAGTCTCCGTTGCCTCTGGGCATGGATTGGAGTGCTCCTCCTCGTCAATGGGTATGTGTTTGTTTCCTGATCGCATTCGTTGCATTTTGAACTTATAGGTTCTGTCTGAACTCTTACACTATTTGGAAGCTAGATTTGTAGGTTCGTGTCTGCAGGAAAATTAATAAGATTCACTTTGTTCTGTTGAGTAGGTTCTGTTAGACTTTTGTTAGGATGtgttgtattattattattttttttaattatacagaggtatcctgatCTCACAGAATAGGTCCAGATTAGTCGCGTGTTGCAACGGTCCTCTGTCTATAGTAACGCCGAAATGTTAGTTCCCAGTGGCCGACATTCGAACCCAGCTGCGAGCTCTTTACCACCAGAGCTAGAGCTAGAAGCGCCAGTTTGTGTTGTATTAATTGTGGAAAAGATCTCAGCTTGGTTTAAGTTGAAGATAGCAAACGTTctaagataaaagaaaaagtttaGCTTTTGAGAATGAAAGGATaggtctttcttcttcttttcatatCATTCGTTTGACGATTGTTTGTTAATTGTTCCTAACTATAGGGAGGACGGAACACTGTTTGGCCACATGATCCTCGAACTGGTTGGAGTTACTGTGTCACTGTCCCTTCTTGGGTTGACCTTCCCAAATCAACTGCTTCAGATCCTGCCGTGGTCTGTATTATATCTTTATTCATACCTCATTCTTTTGTGCTTAATCTGTAGTGATTGTGTTGCTAACTTTTACTCTCGTTGTTATCAGTTTTATAGAGTGCAAGTGGCGATACAATCTCCCGAGGGAATCACCTCCACTAGGCTGATACTTCGAAGATTCAATGATTTCTTGGAGTTATATTCCTCTGTGAGTGTTTTTTCCCTTAGTTAGGGCTTTGCTCTTTTGGGTCATGGTGTTTTCATCTTAAATCGCCGTTTTTTCCAGATGAAAAAGGAGTTTGTAAAGAAAAGGTTACCTCAGGCACCATCAAAGAAGAGACTGAGGATGAAAAGCGAGACACTTTTGGAAGAGGTAGATATCAATTCTCTCTCAACTCTGATGTTACTGACAGCGAAAAAAATATCCTCAAAATGTTTAGTTTATTGCAGAGGAGGTGCTCTCTGGAAGATTGGATGAATAGGGTTTTGTCAGATATCGATATATCCAGAAGCGCTCTGGTAGCAACATTCCTTGAGCTTGAAGCTGCTGTCAGGTCTTGTATGTGCTCttctttttatattctttttctcCTGCTAGTGAACACAATGTAAAAGATGATGTGGATCTATAAATGCTGTCTGAAAGCCTTTAATGTATTGTTTGAATGTAACtaattttcttcttatttttgttctcttttcagATTTCAGTGATGAATATCAAGAAAATGAAGATGGCTCTGTAGACAGTCGGTTGCTTCTACCTGACACCAGTTCTTCTGACGTTCCTGGTAGTTCATCAGTTACAATTGATCATGTCAGTGACTCTGCTGATGACACATCTGATACCTCAACGATGAAGCATGGCGAATCTAGTCTCAAAACTATTGTCTCAAGGAATTCAATTTCTGAAGATAATGTGACTGATTGGCATGAATTAATCACAGAATCTGGACTTCTCGATAAGAGTCCTTTTAAAACTGATAGAGCTGCAGAAACTGGAGAGGCGTCAATATCCAGGGAACCTAACCAAGACACGATGGAGAGTCGTCATGATGACGTTCATGGAAACAGTTACGGTGAAAGTAGTGAAACTGGGAAGGATGTGGCTATTGTATTTCAATCTGAGGAGAGAAGTAAGTTAAAGAGGGTGGTTGATACGTTAGAGCAGAGACTAGAAACAGCAAAAGCTGACACGGAAGATCTTATCTCAAGGCTAAATCAAGAGTTAGCTGTTCGACAGTTTTTGTCAACTAAGGTGTGCACAATTATCACATGCCACCCTACTCTCTGTGATGGATAACAATATGTTGTTTTTGTGTTTGGGTAGGTAAAAGATTTAGAGGTTGAACTTGAAACAACTCGAGAGAGCTGCAAGCAAGGCATGGAGCAAACAGTTCTTAAGGAAAAGGAAAGATTCACTCAGATTCAATGGGATATGGAGGAGCTTCGCAAGCAATGCATGGAGATGGAATCATTGTTAAACTCTATGAAGGTTTGTTGCTTCTCTTAGTTTATTTCATTGGCATTCAAACGATAGATTCTTATCTACGTTTTGACTTAACAGGACGAGAAAGCATGTATCGAGACTACAAACGAGTCGGTTGTTCAAGAAAACGAAATGTTGCTGCAGCAGATGGATGGTCTAAGAGACACGTTTGAGAATCTGCGTAGAGATCATGAAGATCTGGAAGTGAAATCGAAAGCAGAGCTGAAGGTCCTTGTCAAAGAGGTCAAGTCTCTCAGAACCACTCAATCAGAATTGAGGTTAGAGCTTAGCCGCACGGTAAAAGAAAAGCTGGAGATGGAGGTAAACTGAACATACACTCTTTGTAGTATACACtcttaaaaaatcttatatgcAATGTTGTTGACACTAGAGAGCTGTTCAACGGGAGAAGGATAGAGAAGAGACTGCGAAAACGGCAAACAAGAAGTTGATGCATGAGTATGATGTTCTTCAGAACCGTCTTCAAGAATGCAATGTCAAGTTCCACATGGAAGATGAGAGTAAGTTGGTAATGGAATCATCATCTACATCCGAAGCGATTGATCTGCTAGCAACATCTGATAACCGAATAGGTCTTCTAATTGCTGAGGTGTAGGCTCAaccaagtacacttggatacTGAGTTTATGTATATAGGTTAATATAAAACATTAGTGTTAATCAAATCTTATGCTTGAAACAGACGCAGCTTCTTTCAGAAGAAGTGGAAACAACATCAGAAGAACATGGAGGAAAAGGTGATATTGTAAGAAAGATGCTAACAGAGGTTCTGATTGATAATGCGAGATTAAGGAAACAGATTAACTCTGTTCTTCGTTGCTCTTTGTCTGGACATGGAATATCAGTCAGAGAAGCCAGTtcagaagaggaagatgaagaagggaGTGTTGATCTGGCAAGTAGTGTTCTAAGCAAGATCCttgagaaatgattttatcaGGTTTCTTTGTCTCTTTCTTATACATCCTGTAATCaataatcatattatatgaGCTCCTCTTGTAACACACtctttcattatatatatgagacGTGAGTGCAAACGCAAACGTAGTTTAGACGCGTTTTAAACGTTTCAAGAACCAAACGCAGAACGTGAGATTTTAGGTGGAGTgtcgtctctctctcttatccTCTGTTCACGCCATTTACAAGATTGATTGACCAAAAAAGACGgcagctttagagagagagagagagcataagatagagagatagagaatTAGAGATGTCGGCTACTGTATTCGTTTCTGGTATGGCGGTTGGAGTTCCGAGGCTCTCTTGCTCGAGCTCTGTTCACCGGAGCTTGGAACCAATGAAGAAGAGGACCACGAGCAGCGTCAAATTCGTGACCACCTTCCGAACTCCCTCTCCAAACTCAGGGACAAAACGGTCATTTCGCGTCATGGTTTCCGACAACCAATCAGAACAAGCCGGTAACGGTCAAGGAGTTCAGGTCAGTTCTGTGTGGAGGAGAGGAAAgctttgttctgtttttttttttaatttttgtgaagGAGGCTCAAAGAAttcaaatttatcaaaataaccCCTATGTTTTAGAAtttgatcaaatattatatttacgTTTTGGACTCGAATAATTAAAAGGATACAAATAAGCCCTCTTTTTTTGACAAAGTACAGGAGGACTTGAGCTACCTGTTGAAGCTAGGAGCTGGTTCTGTACTAGGCGCAGCTATAATCAAATACGGCAGCGTATTGCTCCCAGAGATAACAACACCTAACCTCACTCAAGCCCTCTTCATTATATTTGCTCCTGTTGTAATCTCTGTTTTACTTTTGATCAGATCATCTTCTTCCAAGAACCAGAACTAGAGTTCATCAGCTCATTGTGAAAAGATTGTGTTCTTAAGAGTGTAAAAGTTTTCACTATAAtccataaataaaaaagtattcaATCTTTTCAAACAAGACCAAAAGTATCACAACTTCTTCTTTATATGCCAATACCACACCTTACAAACAtccaatcaaatcaaaaccaatgtttacaaacaaagaaacacacacaaaagaatAAACAATAACCTCAGAAGCTAACCAATATGAACAGAAGATTATGTGCCTAAAAAAAATCCCTATTGTTGTTCTTCTGAGATCACATCTGAGCTTTCATCTGCAACCTCTCTATATGGATTCTTGAAGAGAGGATTGGCTTCAAGTTCAGACGGTTTCTCCTTTGATTCATTCATTAGCATCTCCACCACTTGAGACATTGTTGGTCTCTTCTCCGGATCTGTCTGAGCACACATGACCCCTACCAAGACAAACTTCTTCAGCTTCTCTTCCACCTTCTCTTCCTTCAGCTTCTGATCCACTATTTCACTAAACTTTCCCTCGTAAACTAGTGGTAACACCCACTCGGTTATACCGCGCTTTGTTGTCGCGTTTAGTCTCTCAATAGGTCTCTTGCCAGTGACCAGCTCCAGTAATAAGATACCGAAACTGTACACGTCCCCTGCTTCTGTTTCTTTCCCTGATGCAACACATTCTGGTGAGAGATACCCATTGTTACTTCTTGCTTTAGTAGCTccctcttcgtcttcttctggCATCAGTTTACCGTATCCAAAATCCATAACACGAGGTTCAAACTCAGAGTCTAGCAACACGTTGCTAGCTCTGACATCTCCATGGAGTACATGTGGAGTTGCATGGTTGTGTAGGTAGCTgagaaaacacacataaaatgtCATAAACCAAGAAGATGTTAAAACTTGTTCTTGAATGGTTTTTAGATGCTTGAGACTCACGCAAGGGCTTGAGCGGATCTTATGGCGATCTTTATCCGAGCGGTGGAATCTAGAGAGTACTCTCCCGAATACTGCTGGCCGTGAAGATTCGAGACAAGGCTCAAGTTCGGCATGTAATCATAAACAAGAAGACGTTCCTGTCCTTCATCGCAGTAGCCACGAACGCTCAGCAAGTTCTTGTGACGGATACGGGAGAGAATCTCGACTTGGACGGCGAAGTCTATCTCTTCGGTGTTAGTCCATGCGTTGAGTCTCTTGACTGCAACCTGCAAGAAACACAAAGTACTTGAGCATGTTTTCTAGATAATAACAAGTTTTAGTTAAataggaagagaagagatgtgTTTGAGATGAGTGTGTACCTGTGAACCATCAGAGAGCTGACCCCAATACACACTGCCGAAGCGACCTTCGCCGAGTTTGTTGTCGTAGTTGAAACTGTTTGTGGCTGAGTGAAGCTCTGTCAATGAGAATATCTTCCGAGATGGCTCTGTTTCCCCTTTCTTTTTCCTGTGTAACCGTGACATCATACCAAAACTTAACTTTGTCCTAAAACAAACCTTTTTTGATCATCATCACTATTCAAACGATCAGTGAAGTTTATCCAAAACAGAgtattttttgtaacttaactTTCAACAAAAGGAACAAACTTTACATGAAAATCATTAGAGacagaaggaaaaaaacataatgattTGAGCATCAATAGACtcaaaatttgattaaaaaaatcttaaacaatgATCAGGAAGAACACCATAACGGATTTAACCGTTACACCTTTTTGCAGTAACTCAACAAAGTAAAAGATCAAACAAAACAGTAAAGGAAAGAATGAGATATAACAATCATGGAGTCAATGAATCaatcaagaagaagataaaCAGATACTTACCCTTCAAATCCTTTTCCACAACAGCTAGTAAATAGTTGCATCTTCAGAAcaaacccaaaacaaaaacaaaaataaaaacagaaattgAGCTTCCTCTGTTCTAAAGGGTTAAATCAAAAGGTGACGCTTTTGGGGGAGAAGGCAACAGCAAAACAGAGAACTATTCTTTGAGTTAAGCTCTAATCTGAGAGAAAGAATgactatttattttgttaattcttttatttatttttgcacGCTTACTTTTTCTTCTCGAAGAAAAAggaacaaactttataaaactaaaaagaaaataaagctgatagaaatgaattaaataactttaccaaaagaaaaaatttaaattttgaatgttAGTATAGGTTTTCTCGTATCTTTTGAAAATGTattttacttcttctttttatcttttaaatgtTGACGAAATGTTCTTTTGTTTGTTAGTTGAGGGCCGGCTGCTGTGAGTCACGACAACTCATCCTAaccttttattctttttttttttttccatctaaaatttattaaaaggcagacccaaaaaaaaacaagcccAAACCATTACAAACAAAGGCCAAAGCCCAGAAACAAAGCAAAGCCCGACAAAAGGGCAACTGAAAAAAACGGGCCTGAAAGCCCAAACCCAAGGAAATGGCGCCCCACCGATCGACGCATCTCAACCTACGCGTCCAACTACGTGGCAGCTCCACACACCGCGTGGTCCACGCGTCTCCTCATCTTCACTCCGAGACACAAACGCCGGAAAAAACAGCCGGCCGTCGGTCCCCTGCTTCACATCGGAGAATCTCTTTCTCCACCATTTTTACCGACGCAAACCCACCTCCAACAACTGTATTGGAGGTATAGGGTTCCTTCGGTTCACTGGCTCCAGATAAAACCACCGCAAATGGCGGCGTTTCACCGGATCTCTCTTATGGCATGCGTTAACAACGCATCCATCATCAACACCACCACCTCTTTCCACCGGAGAGCATCACTCAAAGAAGTCGAGATCTCATCCGGGActtgtttctcttctcttcaAACTTCGGACCAAAAGAAGCTCGGCCACAGACGGCGGAGCTAAAACACCAGGGTACACCGAGGCTGGATGATTCACCTAGAGAAGCGTGAAACACCAGAGGCAAAGCTGACTACACGGCGTCTAAAGAAACCGCCGTGCACCAGGGTCGTTGGTACAAGTCAGAGacgagagaggaagaagaaaaaaccaCCGCGACTCTTTTTAGAGAGAGTCTACCAttctttctccttttctctcCTTTCTCTTCGATATTTACTCTAGTCTACTGACAATTATATTTACGTTCGTATTGATATTCCTAACCTTTTATTCGGTGTTTCAACAATcctcttattattatttgagaagaCCATTTATAAATAAACCTCTCTTAATCATATGTGATTAACAAGTTTGTCATTACTTACTTGGCATCACCACAATCCACCTCAgaactttttttcaaaaactctcTCTTACCTAGATTTATTACATGTCATACCATTGCCTAAAACATATAGTATATCATTCATTTTATGCATCTATGTACCATTATGTCTTTACTATTAATTGTGAAGAAAGTCGTATTAATTGTGTGACTATTTCGGAAATCTATAAATGGAAAGTCCATAAAGACAACATTGATTATTTGACTTAATCACACGtctatattattgttttcataGCACATCATAAAAATAGGCGCAAGCATATATTATGGGAGAGTTGCATATATAGAAGTACACAATTGATAGGGTCTATATATATACGATTCATATTTTTATGCAATATTTTGAAAACCGATCCGGATACTGAACCAGACTACTTACCGGGTCACTGGGTCATTGGATCGACTGCGGGTGAACCACGGGttaagaaataaattaattttattatataataatatattagttatgaaaataaaaatatagaaactaaaattaatattttataaatattttttaaaaaataaaatagtagtttggatatgtatatattttatgtttaaaaaaatatttagaa encodes:
- the LOC130503120 gene encoding uncharacterized protein LOC130503120; this translates as MSATVFVSGMAVGVPRLSCSSSVHRSLEPMKKRTTSSVKFVTTFRTPSPNSGTKRSFRVMVSDNQSEQAGNGQGVQEDLSYLLKLGAGSVLGAAIIKYGSVLLPEITTPNLTQALFIIFAPVVISVLLLIRSSSSKNQN
- the LOC108806010 gene encoding PX domain-containing protein EREX; this encodes MNLYADDLSLLDYNYNVSGPFGEPFSHRFLSPGPLYHGEDDDYRRNISYSPDGGESNKDSRVLLSTEHRHDGKSPLPLGMDWSAPPRQWGGRNTVWPHDPRTGWSYCVTVPSWVDLPKSTASDPAVFYRVQVAIQSPEGITSTRLILRRFNDFLELYSSMKKEFVKKRLPQAPSKKRLRMKSETLLEERRCSLEDWMNRVLSDIDISRSALVATFLELEAAVRSYFSDEYQENEDGSVDSRLLLPDTSSSDVPGSSSVTIDHVSDSADDTSDTSTMKHGESSLKTIVSRNSISEDNVTDWHELITESGLLDKSPFKTDRAAETGEASISREPNQDTMESRHDDVHGNSYGESSETGKDVAIVFQSEERSKLKRVVDTLEQRLETAKADTEDLISRLNQELAVRQFLSTKVKDLEVELETTRESCKQGMEQTVLKEKERFTQIQWDMEELRKQCMEMESLLNSMKDEKACIETTNESVVQENEMLLQQMDGLRDTFENLRRDHEDLEVKSKAELKVLVKEVKSLRTTQSELRLELSRTVKEKLEMERAVQREKDREETAKTANKKLMHEYDVLQNRLQECNVKFHMEDESKLVMESSSTSEAIDLLATSDNRIGLLIAETQLLSEEVETTSEEHGGKGDIVRKMLTEVLIDNARLRKQINSVLRCSLSGHGISVREASSEEEDEEGSVDLASSVLSKILEK
- the LOC130503118 gene encoding putative pentatricopeptide repeat-containing protein At3g15930; amino-acid sequence: MLIRNPVNPKASIFKALFNDYSHFISILESCNTTDQFKQLHSQIIIRGLEPNPTIQNKLILSWCSRLGGDMGYAYKLFVKMPEPDVVVWNNMIKGLSRVGCVKEGVGLYLSMLKKGVSPDGYTFPFLLNGLKADDDEALACGEKLHCHVLKFGLGCNVYVQNGLVRMYSLCGLMGMARGVFDRGRKDDVFSWNLMISGCNRMKQYEESVKLFAEMERRMVIPTSVTLLLVLSACSKVRDKDLCKRVHGYVSVGSRESSLKLVNALVNAYAACGEMDTAVRIFNNMKTRDVISWTCIVKGFVDIGNLELARTYFDDMPVRDRISWTIMIDGYLRGDCFNESLELFREMQNAGMVPDEFTMVSVLTACAHLGALEIGEWVKTYIDKNKIKNDVVVGNALIDMYFKCGCSERAQKVFREMRRRDKFTWTAMVVGLANNGQGEAAIKVFFQMQDMSIQPDEITYLGVLSACNHSGMIEQARIFFSKMRSDHRIEPSLAHYGCMVDLLGRAGLVKEAYEMIRNMPMSPNSIVWGALLGASRLHNDESVAELAAKKILELEPDNGAVYALLCNIYAACERWEDLREVRRKMVDIATKTIPGCSLIEVNGVAQEFVCGDKSHLQSEEIHMKLEELAQESTFAEYLPSELLFEAG
- the LOC130503119 gene encoding PTI1-like tyrosine-protein kinase At3g15890; translation: MQLFTSCCGKGFEGKKKGETEPSRKIFSLTELHSATNSFNYDNKLGEGRFGSVYWGQLSDGSQVAVKRLNAWTNTEEIDFAVQVEILSRIRHKNLLSVRGYCDEGQERLLVYDYMPNLSLVSNLHGQQYSGEYSLDSTARIKIAIRSAQALAYLHNHATPHVLHGDVRASNVLLDSEFEPRVMDFGYGKLMPEEDEEGATKARSNNGYLSPECVASGKETEAGDVYSFGILLLELVTGKRPIERLNATTKRGITEWVLPLVYEGKFSEIVDQKLKEEKVEEKLKKFVLVGVMCAQTDPEKRPTMSQVVEMLMNESKEKPSELEANPLFKNPYREVADESSDVISEEQQ